In Acinetobacter piscicola, a single window of DNA contains:
- a CDS encoding MFS transporter codes for MDRTPRLLEPAPDWTPEERPTLPGSPAAIAHSMPKKFLYFFIGLFVALMGSLSNGFITANLPLIQGEYSLTPTQAAWIPAAYVMANISSNLVLFKARQQYGLRLFSEVGLVLFICALVLHIFVHTFEMAVFVRVISGLVAAPLSSLGMYYIMQAFKRANFGRGLYLALGFQQLGIPIAWIISPYIVDVNDWSIFYTFELGLALCCLAMVVSLKLPRSLRIAVFEKQDFFTFALLAPAFALICIVLTQGPIVWWFEAKWLGYVLILGFTLLMIGLTYEHFRVNPLIITRWLGTSSTLRFILGAFAIRFLMSEQSYAAVNFLKAMGMGPDQFVSLYIVILLAIASGTIFSALTFKRERIVWHLLFAVSLVLIACALDYHLTSDVRPENFYLSQFLMGFASGLFIGPLLLTGIVNALQKGPSHMVTFIVLFSATQSFGGLVGNSFFSTYQQYRTQNYKVELMSDLSQTDPVVAQRLALYEKNASQYTLDPKLEDVQAQRNLDQIISREAQVRAYNDVIALNGIFAILLLIWGSLNIARTYYQNKKQQVLNNSS; via the coding sequence ATGGATCGTACACCTCGTTTACTTGAACCAGCACCTGATTGGACGCCTGAAGAACGCCCTACTTTACCGGGTTCTCCAGCTGCAATTGCGCATTCAATGCCAAAAAAGTTTTTATACTTCTTTATTGGTTTATTTGTTGCGCTGATGGGTAGCTTAAGTAATGGTTTTATTACAGCCAATTTACCCTTAATTCAAGGTGAATACTCACTTACACCGACACAAGCAGCATGGATTCCTGCTGCCTATGTCATGGCAAATATCAGCTCAAACTTGGTTTTATTCAAGGCGAGACAACAATATGGGTTAAGACTTTTTTCAGAAGTTGGACTCGTACTGTTCATCTGTGCCTTAGTGTTGCATATTTTTGTACACACCTTTGAAATGGCTGTCTTTGTTCGTGTAATCAGTGGATTAGTTGCCGCACCCTTAAGTTCATTAGGCATGTATTACATTATGCAAGCTTTTAAACGTGCCAATTTTGGTCGTGGGCTGTATTTAGCTTTAGGGTTTCAACAGTTAGGTATACCGATTGCATGGATCATTTCCCCGTATATTGTGGATGTCAATGATTGGTCAATTTTTTATACCTTTGAACTAGGCTTGGCACTATGTTGTTTGGCGATGGTAGTTTCACTCAAACTCCCTCGTAGCTTGCGTATTGCTGTCTTTGAAAAACAAGATTTTTTCACTTTTGCCTTGCTTGCACCTGCTTTCGCTCTTATTTGTATTGTGCTCACACAAGGTCCTATCGTGTGGTGGTTTGAAGCAAAATGGTTAGGTTATGTACTGATCCTAGGTTTTACCTTGTTAATGATTGGACTGACCTATGAGCACTTTCGGGTCAATCCCCTGATCATCACACGTTGGCTAGGGACATCCTCTACATTGCGCTTTATTTTAGGTGCATTTGCAATCCGTTTTTTAATGTCTGAGCAAAGCTATGCAGCGGTGAATTTTCTTAAAGCGATGGGTATGGGACCTGATCAATTTGTATCGTTATATATTGTGATCTTGCTTGCGATTGCTTCTGGTACTATTTTCAGCGCTTTGACTTTTAAACGTGAGCGGATTGTGTGGCATCTGCTATTTGCAGTGTCTTTGGTACTGATTGCTTGTGCTTTAGATTATCATCTGACCAGTGATGTCCGTCCTGAAAATTTTTATTTAAGCCAATTTCTCATGGGTTTTGCCAGTGGCTTATTTATTGGACCTTTGTTATTAACAGGTATAGTCAATGCACTGCAAAAAGGTCCTTCGCACATGGTCACTTTTATTGTGTTGTTTTCTGCAACACAAAGTTTTGGTGGCTTAGTGGGCAACTCATTTTTTTCAACATATCAACAATATCGCACTCAAAATTATAAAGTAGAATTGATGAGTGATTTATCTCAAACCGATCCTGTGGTTGCACAACGTTTGGCTTTGTATGAAAAAAATGCCAGTCAATATACGTTAGATCCAAAGTTAGAAGATGTTCAAGCACAACGAAATTTAGACCAAATTATTAGTCGTGAAGCACAAGTACGTGCCTATAACGATGTGATTGCTTTAAATGGAATCTTTGCAATTTTATTGCTGATTTGGGGTAGCCTTAATATTGCACGAACGTATTATCAAAATAAAAAACAGCAAGTACTCAATAATAGCAGTTAG
- a CDS encoding TetR/AcrR family transcriptional regulator, whose translation MLNRQQQAAQNREILLDAALTIFRKHGIRAPLQMIMDEANVGRATFYRNFADRRALVIALMEQALLRLEERAAQFADRPDGFILLIQNHVHNLPYLTALMEYWRVIERQDPVLVDLYKKRDEILQPLIDCAIKHGVCRADLTPKDYGLATAILRASFQGLTDDEQIKLATRAVELLISGIKA comes from the coding sequence ATGCTTAACCGCCAACAACAAGCCGCTCAAAATCGAGAAATCTTACTTGATGCAGCCCTGACTATTTTTAGAAAACATGGTATTCGTGCGCCACTACAAATGATCATGGATGAAGCAAATGTTGGACGTGCAACGTTTTATCGTAATTTTGCAGACCGTAGAGCATTAGTCATCGCCTTGATGGAACAAGCTTTGCTGCGCTTAGAAGAACGTGCAGCACAATTTGCTGATCGTCCTGATGGTTTTATTTTATTGATTCAAAATCATGTGCATAACTTGCCCTATTTAACGGCTTTAATGGAATATTGGCGAGTCATCGAACGGCAAGACCCTGTCTTAGTCGACCTTTATAAAAAGCGTGATGAGATCTTACAACCTCTCATTGATTGTGCAATCAAACATGGGGTGTGTCGTGCTGATTTAACACCTAAAGATTATGGTTTAGCAACAGCGATATTACGAGCATCTTTTCAAGGCTTAACTGATGATGAACAAATCAAACTCGCTACCCGTGCTGTTGAATTGTTAATCAGCGGTATTAAAGCCTGA
- a CDS encoding D-Ala-D-Ala carboxypeptidase family metallohydrolase: MLLLSSCSKQPNLEQQNSQKKQENSALNAQYQAWKSKQDPNALKQYQLFFAGFMKAPPPLMELVTNRNFVPKSCEHVRFSIPPKKYWNNLKSSLILLEKLHQNEYFKTYTITATYRNPELNRCVAGAKKSKHLQNFAVDFHILNPKETHKADSQKIAKKIM, encoded by the coding sequence ATGCTTTTACTAAGTAGCTGTTCAAAACAGCCCAATTTGGAACAGCAAAATAGTCAAAAAAAACAAGAAAACTCAGCATTAAATGCACAATATCAGGCCTGGAAATCAAAACAAGACCCAAACGCTTTAAAACAATATCAGCTCTTTTTTGCTGGTTTTATGAAAGCACCACCTCCATTGATGGAGTTAGTGACCAATCGAAACTTTGTACCAAAAAGTTGTGAGCATGTACGCTTTAGTATTCCACCCAAAAAATATTGGAATAATCTCAAATCAAGTTTAATACTATTAGAAAAATTACATCAAAATGAATATTTTAAAACCTATACGATTACAGCGACTTATCGAAATCCTGAATTAAATCGCTGTGTCGCAGGTGCTAAAAAAAGTAAACATCTACAAAATTTTGCAGTGGATTTTCATATCTTAAATCCTAAAGAAACACACAAAGCCGACAGTCAAAAAATTGCAAAAAAAATTATGTGA
- a CDS encoding LysE family translocator has product MLGAISPGPTFIYVAKNSIAISRKHGLFTALGTGTGAAIFGLLAVMGLQAILLAVPSAYLALKICGGLYLLYLAYKIIKHAKEPMEQADGVTAVMSYQQAYRLGLITQMSNPKIAIVLASIFTALLPKEIPSYFYVVLPMLCFFIDAGWYSLVAVALSAEKPRRVYLKFKKVFDRVAGGVMTVLGLKLIFGMK; this is encoded by the coding sequence ATGTTGGGTGCAATAAGTCCGGGTCCTACATTTATTTATGTAGCAAAAAACTCGATTGCGATTTCACGTAAGCATGGTCTTTTTACTGCTTTAGGTACGGGTACAGGCGCAGCGATTTTTGGCTTGTTGGCAGTCATGGGTTTACAGGCAATTTTACTTGCTGTGCCATCTGCATATTTGGCTTTAAAAATCTGTGGTGGTCTGTATTTGCTTTATTTAGCTTATAAAATTATTAAACATGCCAAAGAGCCGATGGAACAGGCAGATGGTGTAACTGCTGTAATGAGTTATCAACAAGCGTATCGTTTAGGTTTGATTACGCAGATGAGTAATCCGAAAATTGCGATTGTTTTAGCCAGTATTTTTACTGCACTTTTACCGAAAGAGATTCCAAGTTATTTTTATGTAGTTTTACCAATGCTATGCTTCTTTATTGATGCAGGTTGGTATTCACTCGTTGCAGTTGCTTTGTCTGCCGAAAAGCCGCGTCGTGTGTATTTGAAGTTTAAGAAAGTGTTTGACCGTGTTGCAGGTGGGGTGATGACGGTGCTTGGCTTGAAATTAATTTTTGGGATGAAGTAA
- the metG gene encoding methionine--tRNA ligase, whose product MRNILVTNALPYANGPIHMGHLLGYIQADIWVRAMRAMGHNVTYVCADDAHGTAIMLRAEANGITPEAQIANVQKEHIRDFDGFGVHFDHYDSTNSDENKARSSEIYIKNREAGNIAIRPVTQLFDPEKQMFLSDRFIKGTCPKCKAEDQYGDSCEVCGTTYNATELLNPRSTLSGATPVEKSSDHYFFKLPNFSEYLQKWTRDENRLPVSIANKLDEWFEAGLSDWDISRDAPYFGFEIPDAPNKYFYVWVDAPIGYMSSFENYIKTKRPDLSFDDYWKKDSQNEVYHFIGKDIVYFHALFWPAMLEGANYRTPTSLFVNGFLTVNGQKMSKSRGTFIKAETYLQHLNPEYLRYYFASRLSDKVEDSDLNLDDFVQKVNSDLVGKVVNIASRCAKFINTKFDNKLSATCAEPELVQSFIDAGTSIAKAYEAREFSTAIREIMALADRANQYIDEKKPWALAKIEGEEQQVHDVCSVGINLFRQLAVYLAPVLPTLAAQVQDFLKLESFDFASAQSILVDHEIAQFQPLMQRVDPKAVAAMVDASKESLGAPAEAPKAEKKKEKAKEKKAEPKVGEAEIIGIDDFMKVDLRVAEVLDAATVEGSDKLLQLTLNVGEAEPRNVFSGIREFYQPEDLKGKLVVMVANLAPRKMRFGISNGMVLAAGNGEGVWVISPETGAKAGDKVS is encoded by the coding sequence GTGCGAAATATTTTAGTCACTAACGCCCTTCCATACGCAAATGGTCCTATTCATATGGGTCATTTACTCGGTTACATCCAAGCAGATATCTGGGTTCGTGCCATGCGTGCAATGGGTCATAACGTGACTTATGTCTGCGCGGATGATGCACATGGAACAGCCATCATGCTGCGTGCAGAAGCGAATGGGATTACACCTGAAGCGCAAATTGCCAATGTGCAAAAAGAACATATCCGTGACTTTGATGGCTTCGGCGTACATTTCGACCATTATGATTCAACCAACAGTGACGAAAATAAAGCACGTTCTTCTGAGATTTATATCAAAAACCGTGAAGCAGGCAATATTGCAATTCGTCCTGTGACACAGTTGTTTGACCCTGAAAAACAAATGTTCTTATCTGACCGTTTTATTAAAGGGACTTGTCCAAAATGTAAAGCAGAAGATCAATACGGCGACTCGTGTGAAGTTTGTGGTACAACATATAACGCAACAGAATTATTAAACCCTCGCTCAACCTTGAGCGGTGCAACGCCTGTAGAAAAATCATCTGATCATTACTTCTTTAAACTGCCAAATTTCTCAGAATATTTGCAAAAATGGACACGTGATGAAAATCGCTTACCTGTGTCCATTGCCAACAAATTAGATGAATGGTTTGAAGCAGGTTTGTCAGACTGGGATATTTCACGTGATGCACCATATTTTGGTTTTGAAATTCCTGATGCACCAAATAAATATTTCTATGTTTGGGTGGATGCCCCGATTGGCTATATGTCGAGCTTTGAAAACTACATCAAAACCAAACGTCCTGACTTAAGTTTTGATGATTATTGGAAAAAAGACTCACAAAATGAGGTGTATCACTTTATTGGTAAAGACATCGTTTACTTCCATGCATTGTTCTGGCCTGCAATGCTAGAAGGTGCCAACTACCGCACCCCGACAAGCTTGTTTGTGAATGGCTTCTTGACTGTCAATGGTCAAAAAATGTCGAAATCTCGTGGTACGTTCATCAAAGCGGAAACCTATTTACAGCATTTAAACCCTGAATATTTACGTTATTACTTCGCATCGCGTTTGTCAGATAAAGTGGAAGATTCTGATTTAAATCTTGATGATTTCGTTCAAAAAGTAAATTCTGACTTGGTTGGTAAAGTGGTAAACATCGCCAGCCGTTGTGCAAAATTCATCAATACTAAATTTGACAATAAATTATCTGCGACTTGTGCAGAGCCTGAGTTGGTACAAAGCTTTATTGATGCAGGGACATCGATTGCTAAAGCCTATGAAGCGCGTGAATTTTCGACTGCAATCCGTGAAATCATGGCACTTGCAGACCGTGCCAATCAGTATATTGATGAGAAAAAACCGTGGGCACTTGCGAAGATTGAAGGCGAAGAGCAACAAGTTCATGACGTTTGTTCTGTCGGTATTAACTTGTTTCGTCAATTGGCGGTTTACCTTGCACCTGTGTTACCGACACTTGCAGCACAAGTTCAAGACTTCTTAAAACTTGAATCTTTCGACTTTGCTTCAGCTCAAAGCATTTTGGTTGATCATGAAATTGCACAGTTCCAACCATTAATGCAACGTGTTGACCCGAAAGCAGTTGCAGCCATGGTGGATGCATCTAAAGAATCTTTAGGTGCACCTGCTGAAGCGCCAAAAGCTGAAAAGAAAAAAGAGAAAGCCAAAGAGAAGAAAGCTGAGCCTAAAGTGGGTGAAGCTGAAATTATCGGTATCGACGACTTTATGAAAGTTGACCTACGTGTAGCGGAAGTTTTAGACGCTGCTACGGTTGAAGGTTCTGACAAGTTGCTTCAACTCACGTTAAATGTCGGTGAAGCTGAACCACGTAATGTATTTAGCGGTATTCGTGAGTTCTACCAACCTGAAGACTTAAAAGGCAAATTGGTGGTGATGGTGGCAAACCTTGCACCTCGTAAGATGCGTTTTGGGATTTCAAACGGTATGGTTTTAGCTGCAGGTAATGGCGAAGGTGTTTGGGTGATTTCACCTGAAACTGGTGCTAAAGCAGGCGATAAAGTGTCTTAA
- a CDS encoding IS630 transposase-related protein — MGYSKDFKDKVIEIMIRDEMSVRKAAQHFNICIQTIQNWKKSTTNKPIPGRPAKISREQILKDVEQYPDDYQYERAERLGVSTHAVFNALHAAGISRKKRR, encoded by the coding sequence ATGGGATATTCAAAAGATTTTAAAGACAAAGTCATAGAAATTATGATTCGAGATGAAATGTCTGTGCGAAAAGCAGCACAGCATTTTAACATCTGTATACAAACGATTCAGAACTGGAAAAAGTCCACTACAAACAAACCTATTCCTGGCCGTCCAGCTAAAATTAGCAGAGAGCAAATATTGAAGGATGTTGAACAATATCCTGATGATTATCAGTATGAGCGAGCTGAACGTTTAGGAGTAAGCACTCATGCGGTATTTAATGCATTACATGCCGCAGGAATATCGCGTAAAAAAAGACGTTAA
- a CDS encoding transposase yields MECLEGKLPLIYIDESGFQSESTRTHSYSLQGTRAEGEFNWQLKNCSNAIGAIIENRLLTVGVFNCSVNTEVFECWIEQDLLPKLKESSVLIMDNATFHKGKRLQELIRCAGHYIVWLPKYSPDLNPIENMWSRVKAIRTKFRVKDIDKLFKDYCNDLFGI; encoded by the coding sequence ATAGAGTGTTTAGAAGGGAAATTGCCTCTGATTTACATAGATGAAAGTGGTTTTCAAAGTGAAAGTACCAGAACTCATAGTTATAGCCTTCAAGGAACACGTGCTGAAGGTGAATTTAACTGGCAGTTGAAGAATTGCAGTAATGCGATCGGTGCAATTATCGAAAATAGATTGTTGACAGTTGGTGTGTTTAATTGTTCTGTGAATACAGAAGTATTTGAATGTTGGATTGAACAGGATTTATTACCTAAGTTGAAAGAAAGCAGTGTTTTGATTATGGACAATGCGACCTTTCACAAAGGGAAAAGACTTCAGGAGTTGATACGTTGTGCAGGCCATTACATTGTGTGGCTTCCTAAATATAGTCCAGATTTAAATCCAATAGAAAATATGTGGTCACGAGTCAAGGCGATTCGAACTAAGTTTAGAGTTAAAGATATTGATAAATTATTTAAAGATTACTGTAATGATTTATTTGGTATTTAG
- the apbC gene encoding iron-sulfur cluster carrier protein ApbC, with protein sequence MSWLSSLKSVFSPAQEVKEEEIQHVLQNYILPNSKNALKDRITQVNVQGQVLQITINTFPEEAEHLQKIHDDLADALEKCGIQELNMHVIQQKIQHDHKHGHSCSSDQHGKEGHSCSSKPQTQNQSQKLPPVVDASAPQPQTEIDPNNPPIQKAAPQQRDVPKHPRIQNVILVSSGKGGVGKSTTTVNLALALQKLGLKVGVLDADIYGPSIPTMLGNSGQTPMIEAENFVPLEAYGMAVLSIGHLIGKENTPVAWRGPKATGALMQLFNQTLWPDLDVLMIDMPPGTGDIQLTMAQRIPVTGAVIVTTPQNVALMDAVKGIELFNKAQIPVIGVVENMSTHICSNCGHEEQIFGTGGGDQLAQQYDIPLLGRLPLNVQIRENVDAGKPSVVVGDDAAPHYIAIAEKIAQSLTKVEKDPQRIF encoded by the coding sequence ATGTCGTGGCTTTCTTCTTTAAAATCGGTTTTTTCTCCTGCACAAGAGGTGAAAGAGGAAGAAATCCAACATGTGCTTCAAAATTATATTTTGCCAAACTCAAAAAATGCCTTAAAAGATCGTATTACACAGGTCAATGTACAAGGGCAAGTTTTACAAATTACGATTAATACTTTTCCTGAGGAAGCTGAACATTTACAAAAAATTCATGATGATTTGGCTGATGCTTTGGAAAAATGTGGTATTCAAGAATTGAATATGCATGTGATCCAACAAAAAATTCAACATGATCATAAACACGGTCATAGCTGTTCAAGTGATCAACATGGCAAAGAAGGTCATAGCTGTTCTTCTAAACCACAAACTCAGAATCAAAGCCAAAAGTTACCGCCTGTCGTTGATGCTTCAGCACCGCAGCCACAAACTGAAATTGATCCCAATAATCCGCCTATCCAAAAAGCCGCACCCCAACAACGTGATGTACCTAAGCATCCACGGATTCAAAATGTCATCTTGGTGTCTTCAGGTAAAGGTGGTGTAGGTAAATCGACAACGACTGTAAATTTAGCTTTGGCTTTACAAAAATTAGGACTAAAAGTCGGTGTGCTCGATGCAGACATCTATGGACCGAGTATTCCTACTATGCTTGGAAATTCGGGGCAAACCCCAATGATTGAAGCTGAAAATTTTGTCCCGCTTGAAGCTTATGGCATGGCAGTGCTTTCTATTGGGCATTTGATTGGTAAAGAAAATACACCTGTCGCTTGGCGTGGACCAAAAGCAACAGGCGCTTTAATGCAGCTCTTTAATCAAACATTATGGCCTGACTTAGATGTGCTGATGATTGATATGCCACCAGGTACAGGGGATATCCAATTAACGATGGCGCAGCGTATACCAGTGACAGGAGCAGTGATTGTAACAACACCGCAAAACGTTGCATTAATGGATGCGGTAAAAGGCATTGAATTATTTAATAAAGCACAAATTCCAGTGATAGGTGTAGTCGAAAATATGTCTACACATATTTGTTCGAACTGTGGTCATGAAGAGCAAATTTTTGGTACAGGTGGCGGCGATCAACTTGCGCAACAATATGATATTCCACTGCTTGGACGTTTACCTTTAAATGTGCAAATTCGTGAAAATGTAGATGCAGGTAAGCCTTCTGTGGTGGTTGGAGATGATGCTGCACCTCACTATATTGCGATAGCAGAAAAAATTGCCCAATCACTGACTAAAGTCGAAAAAGACCCACAAAGAATTTTCTGA